A stretch of the Perca fluviatilis chromosome 17, GENO_Pfluv_1.0, whole genome shotgun sequence genome encodes the following:
- the gsdf gene encoding gonadal somatic cell derived factor isoform X1 encodes MSFAFIVMTMLLGSSVVIAFVLQPSKEEPAASVNSPVSHHRGQSGSLQSIRKGLLETLNLQAEPQLPVGGLDGVREQWRNTFSTVAHRAKDTVVPASSGHSVSPDVANCTNLKCCSMASEVFMKGMQQCVYLGWDNWVIHPASLTIVKCALCNHEVNTEQCPSSHTNVQDADSQVPCCQPTSQEMVPVLYMDEFRTLVISSVQLTRSCGCGPGNLQQPSRE; translated from the exons ATGTCCTTTGCGTTCATAGTCATGACGATGCTTCTGGGCTCTTCAGTGGTGATTGCATTTGTTTTGCAGCCATCCAAGGAAGAACCTGCAGCCTCTGTTAACTCGCCTGTTTCCCATCACAG GGGCCAGAGTGGGTCATTGCAGTCCATCAGGAAGGGTCTTCTCGAGACTCTCAACTTGCAGGCTGAGCCACAGTTGCCTGTTGGTGGGCTGGATGGTGTCAGAGAGCAATGGAGGAACACCTTCAGCACGGTTGCTCACAGAGCCAAGGATACTGTAG TTCCAGCCTCCTCTGGCCACTCTGTGTCACCTGATGTTGCAAACTGTACAAACCTGAAGTGCTGTTCCATGGCCTCTGAGGTCTTCATGAAAGGTATGCAACAATGTGTAT ACTTGGGATGGGACAACTGGGTGATCCATCCTGCCAGCCTTACCATCGTTAAGTGTGCACTGTGCAACCATGAAGTTAACACTGAGCAATGTCCATCATCCCACACCAATGTCCAGGATGCTGACTCACAG GTGCCGTGTTGTCAGCCCACTTCCCAGGAAATGGTGCCTGTCCTCTACATGGATGAATTTCGCACCCTCGTCATTTCATCCGTGCAGCTGACCCGCAGCTGTGGCTGTGGCCCCGGTAACCTCCAGCAGCCCAGCAGAGAGtaa
- the gsdf gene encoding gonadal somatic cell derived factor isoform X2, which produces MSFAFIVMTMLLGSSVVIAFVLQPSKEEPAASVNSPVSHHRGQSGSLQSIRKGLLETLNLQAEPQLPVGGLDGVREQWRNTFSTVAHRAKDTVVPASSGHSVSPDVANCTNLKCCSMASEVFMKDLGWDNWVIHPASLTIVKCALCNHEVNTEQCPSSHTNVQDADSQVPCCQPTSQEMVPVLYMDEFRTLVISSVQLTRSCGCGPGNLQQPSRE; this is translated from the exons ATGTCCTTTGCGTTCATAGTCATGACGATGCTTCTGGGCTCTTCAGTGGTGATTGCATTTGTTTTGCAGCCATCCAAGGAAGAACCTGCAGCCTCTGTTAACTCGCCTGTTTCCCATCACAG GGGCCAGAGTGGGTCATTGCAGTCCATCAGGAAGGGTCTTCTCGAGACTCTCAACTTGCAGGCTGAGCCACAGTTGCCTGTTGGTGGGCTGGATGGTGTCAGAGAGCAATGGAGGAACACCTTCAGCACGGTTGCTCACAGAGCCAAGGATACTGTAG TTCCAGCCTCCTCTGGCCACTCTGTGTCACCTGATGTTGCAAACTGTACAAACCTGAAGTGCTGTTCCATGGCCTCTGAGGTCTTCATGAAAG ACTTGGGATGGGACAACTGGGTGATCCATCCTGCCAGCCTTACCATCGTTAAGTGTGCACTGTGCAACCATGAAGTTAACACTGAGCAATGTCCATCATCCCACACCAATGTCCAGGATGCTGACTCACAG GTGCCGTGTTGTCAGCCCACTTCCCAGGAAATGGTGCCTGTCCTCTACATGGATGAATTTCGCACCCTCGTCATTTCATCCGTGCAGCTGACCCGCAGCTGTGGCTGTGGCCCCGGTAACCTCCAGCAGCCCAGCAGAGAGtaa
- the LOC120545462 gene encoding serine/threonine-protein phosphatase with EF-hands 2-like isoform X1: MGCGMGKTQLQLKKCDRVSISVPAATAIRAALLIQRWYRQYAARLEMRRRCTWKIFQSIEYAGEQDQIKLYTFFGFLMDHFTPASSERNLISHIFRKNEFCHDTEWERYFCYKSIEVTDSYTGPHLTFPMTFCGVSKLVEAFKHKQQLHAQYVLQLLGETWRLLRIFPNISQISAYHNKQITICGDLHGQLEDLLLIFYKNGLPSSEKPYVFNGDFVDRGKNSLEILLILFGFLLVYPNDVHLNRGNHEDHIVNLRYGFTKEVLGKYRVHGKKILKLLQKIFSWLPLATVIDNKVLIVHGGISDKTDLDAIARVDRHKYGSALTPPKPTKHAVNGSKTQTINNREACGPVEGRRRVCSLTYCSSGPAHRHDLPRRSLHNAHVSSQFNWSLEKELKKRRRMAGFDQSYGELRKSDSDSDPESGETTETDVGEWKQIVDVLWSDPMAQNGCIPNEVRGGGCYWGPDVTEEVLGRHNLQLLIRSHECKQDGYEFCHNRRVLTIFSASNYYEVGSNRGAYIRMGPDLVPHFIQYQASRTCRELTLRQSVGWTERSALRALREQLFVHKSDLISAFQEFDPNNKGMISLRHWASATERVLNLGLPWRLLRPQHVSSTQCGMVDYQQWIRELSITEPKQEISDNSILETMYKNHSNLETIFRIIDTDHSELRFLNFYNKSLITFEEFRQTWKLLSSHLQTEISDKAIADLAQSIDFNKDGVIDINEFMEAFRLVDISAHT; the protein is encoded by the exons ATGGGATGTGGCATGGGAAAAACTCAACTACAGCTGAAGAAATGTGACAGAG TAAGCATCTCAGTTCCAG CTGCCACTG CAATCAGAGCGGCTCTGTTGATCCAGCGCTGGTACCGTCAGTATGCTGCCCGGCTGGAGATGAGACGCAGGTGCACGTGGAAAATCTTCCAGTCTATTGAATATGCAGGAGAGCAAGACCAGATCAAG CTCTATACTTTTTTTGGGTTCTTGATGGACCACTTCACCCCAGCCAGCAGTGAAA GAAACCTTATATCTCACATCTTTCGCAAGAATGAATTCTGTCATGACACAGAATGGGAGAGATATTTTTGCTACAAGAGCATTGAGGTAACTGACAGCTACACTGGCCCCCACCTTACTTTCCCCATGACCTTCTGTGGCGTGTCTAAGCTGGTGGAGGCCTTCAAGCACAAACAA CAGCTTCATGCTCAATATGTTCTGCAGCTTCTCGGAGAGACTTGGAGACTTCTAAGAATTTTTCCAAACATCAGTCAAATCTCTGCCTACCACAACAAGCAGATTACCATATGCG GAGATTTACATGGGCAGCTTGAAGACCTGCTGTTGATATTCTATAAG AATGGTTTGCCGTCCTCTGAGAAACCGTATGTCTTCAATGGAGACTTTGTGGATCGTGGTAAAAATTCATTAGAGATCCTGCTCATCCTATTCGGGTTCCTGCTCGTCTATCCCAATGATGTGCATCTGAACAGAGGGAACCATGAGGACCACATTGTAAACCTGAG atatggtttcactaaagaagttTTGGGAAAATATAGG GTGCATGGCAAAAAGATCCTAAAGCTTCTCCAGAAGATTTTCAGCTGGCTGCCTCTGGCCACAGTGATTGATAACAAGGTGCTGATTGTGCATGGTGGGATCTCTGACAAGACAGACCTTGACGCGATAGCCAGAGTGGacagacacaaa TATGGGTCGGCTCTCACGCCTCCGAAGCCCACCAAGCATGCAGTCAATGGCAGTAAGACTCAGACAATAAACAACAGGGAGGCCTGTGGACCAGTGGAAGGCCGACGTCGAGTGTGTTCTCTGACTTACTGCAGCTCGGGCCCCGCTCACAGGCACGACCTTCCACGCCGCTCGCTCCACAACGCGCACGTGAGCAGTCAATTCAACTGGTCGTTGGAAAAAGAGCTGAAAAAGAGGCGCAGGATGGCAGGGTTTGACCAATCCTACGGAGAACTGAGGAAGTCTGACTCGGACTCAGACCCGGAGTCTGGAGAAACAACAGAGACAGATGTGGGTGAGTGGAAACAA ATAGTGGATGTGTTGTGGAGTGACCCAATGGCCCAAAATGGCTGCATTCCCAATGAGGTGCGAGGCGGAGGCTGCTACTGGGGGCCAGATGTCACTGAGGAGGTGCTGGGAAGACACAACCTTCAGCTCCTCATCCGCTCCCATGAGTGCAAACAGGACGGCTATGAGTTCTGCCACAACCGCAGG GTGCTGACTATATTTTCAGCATCTAACTACTACGAGGTTGGCAGCAACAGAGGAGCCTACATCAGAATGGGCCCCGATCTGGTCCCCCACTTCATTCAGTACCAGGCCAGCAGGACATGCAGAGAGCTCACCCTGAGACAAAG TGTCGGGTGGACAGAGAGATCAGCTCTGAGAGCTCTGAGGGAACAACTGTTCGTACATAAGTCCGATCTCATCAGTGCCTTCCAGGAGTTTGATCCTAACAACAAAG GGATGATCTCTCTGAGGCACTGGGCCAGCGCCACAGAGAGAGTACTGAATCTGGGTCTGCCCTGGAGGTTACTGCGCCCTCAGCATGTAAGCAGCACCCAGTGTGGCATGGTGGACTACCAGCAGTGGATAAGGGAGCTCTCCATCACTGAGCCCAAACAAGAG ATCTCAGATAACAGCATCCTGGAGACTATGTACAAAAACCACTCTAACCTAGAAACCATCTTCCGAATCATAGACACAGATCACTCAG AGTTGCGTTTCCTGAATTTCTACAACAAAA
- the LOC120545462 gene encoding serine/threonine-protein phosphatase with EF-hands 2-like isoform X2, translating to MGCGMGKTQLQLKKCDRVSISVPAATAIRAALLIQRWYRQYAARLEMRRRCTWKIFQSIEYAGEQDQIKLYTFFGFLMDHFTPASSERNLISHIFRKNEFCHDTEWERYFCYKSIEVTDSYTGPHLTFPMTFCGVSKLVEAFKHKQQLHAQYVLQLLGETWRLLRIFPNISQISAYHNKQITICGDLHGQLEDLLLIFYKNGLPSSEKPYVFNGDFVDRGKNSLEILLILFGFLLVYPNDVHLNRGNHEDHIVNLRYGFTKEVLGKYRVHGKKILKLLQKIFSWLPLATVIDNKVLIVHGGISDKTDLDAIARVDRHKYGSALTPPKPTKHAVNGSKTQTINNREACGPVEGRRRVCSLTYCSSGPAHRHDLPRRSLHNAHVSSQFNWSLEKELKKRRRMAGFDQSYGELRKSDSDSDPESGETTETDVGEWKQIVDVLWSDPMAQNGCIPNEVRGGGCYWGPDVTEEVLGRHNLQLLIRSHECKQDGYEFCHNRRVLTIFSASNYYEVGSNRGAYIRMGPDLVPHFIQYQASRTCRELTLRQSVGWTERSALRALREQLFVHKSDLISAFQEFDPNNKGMISLRHWASATERVLNLGLPWRLLRPQHVSSTQCGMVDYQQWIRELSITEPKQEISDNSILETMYKNHSNLETIFRIIDTDHSGLITFEEFRQTWKLLSSHLQTEISDKAIADLAQSIDFNKDGVIDINEFMEAFRLVDISAHT from the exons ATGGGATGTGGCATGGGAAAAACTCAACTACAGCTGAAGAAATGTGACAGAG TAAGCATCTCAGTTCCAG CTGCCACTG CAATCAGAGCGGCTCTGTTGATCCAGCGCTGGTACCGTCAGTATGCTGCCCGGCTGGAGATGAGACGCAGGTGCACGTGGAAAATCTTCCAGTCTATTGAATATGCAGGAGAGCAAGACCAGATCAAG CTCTATACTTTTTTTGGGTTCTTGATGGACCACTTCACCCCAGCCAGCAGTGAAA GAAACCTTATATCTCACATCTTTCGCAAGAATGAATTCTGTCATGACACAGAATGGGAGAGATATTTTTGCTACAAGAGCATTGAGGTAACTGACAGCTACACTGGCCCCCACCTTACTTTCCCCATGACCTTCTGTGGCGTGTCTAAGCTGGTGGAGGCCTTCAAGCACAAACAA CAGCTTCATGCTCAATATGTTCTGCAGCTTCTCGGAGAGACTTGGAGACTTCTAAGAATTTTTCCAAACATCAGTCAAATCTCTGCCTACCACAACAAGCAGATTACCATATGCG GAGATTTACATGGGCAGCTTGAAGACCTGCTGTTGATATTCTATAAG AATGGTTTGCCGTCCTCTGAGAAACCGTATGTCTTCAATGGAGACTTTGTGGATCGTGGTAAAAATTCATTAGAGATCCTGCTCATCCTATTCGGGTTCCTGCTCGTCTATCCCAATGATGTGCATCTGAACAGAGGGAACCATGAGGACCACATTGTAAACCTGAG atatggtttcactaaagaagttTTGGGAAAATATAGG GTGCATGGCAAAAAGATCCTAAAGCTTCTCCAGAAGATTTTCAGCTGGCTGCCTCTGGCCACAGTGATTGATAACAAGGTGCTGATTGTGCATGGTGGGATCTCTGACAAGACAGACCTTGACGCGATAGCCAGAGTGGacagacacaaa TATGGGTCGGCTCTCACGCCTCCGAAGCCCACCAAGCATGCAGTCAATGGCAGTAAGACTCAGACAATAAACAACAGGGAGGCCTGTGGACCAGTGGAAGGCCGACGTCGAGTGTGTTCTCTGACTTACTGCAGCTCGGGCCCCGCTCACAGGCACGACCTTCCACGCCGCTCGCTCCACAACGCGCACGTGAGCAGTCAATTCAACTGGTCGTTGGAAAAAGAGCTGAAAAAGAGGCGCAGGATGGCAGGGTTTGACCAATCCTACGGAGAACTGAGGAAGTCTGACTCGGACTCAGACCCGGAGTCTGGAGAAACAACAGAGACAGATGTGGGTGAGTGGAAACAA ATAGTGGATGTGTTGTGGAGTGACCCAATGGCCCAAAATGGCTGCATTCCCAATGAGGTGCGAGGCGGAGGCTGCTACTGGGGGCCAGATGTCACTGAGGAGGTGCTGGGAAGACACAACCTTCAGCTCCTCATCCGCTCCCATGAGTGCAAACAGGACGGCTATGAGTTCTGCCACAACCGCAGG GTGCTGACTATATTTTCAGCATCTAACTACTACGAGGTTGGCAGCAACAGAGGAGCCTACATCAGAATGGGCCCCGATCTGGTCCCCCACTTCATTCAGTACCAGGCCAGCAGGACATGCAGAGAGCTCACCCTGAGACAAAG TGTCGGGTGGACAGAGAGATCAGCTCTGAGAGCTCTGAGGGAACAACTGTTCGTACATAAGTCCGATCTCATCAGTGCCTTCCAGGAGTTTGATCCTAACAACAAAG GGATGATCTCTCTGAGGCACTGGGCCAGCGCCACAGAGAGAGTACTGAATCTGGGTCTGCCCTGGAGGTTACTGCGCCCTCAGCATGTAAGCAGCACCCAGTGTGGCATGGTGGACTACCAGCAGTGGATAAGGGAGCTCTCCATCACTGAGCCCAAACAAGAG ATCTCAGATAACAGCATCCTGGAGACTATGTACAAAAACCACTCTAACCTAGAAACCATCTTCCGAATCATAGACACAGATCACTCAG